The Papaver somniferum cultivar HN1 chromosome 3, ASM357369v1, whole genome shotgun sequence genome includes a region encoding these proteins:
- the LOC113355518 gene encoding mitotic spindle checkpoint protein MAD1-like isoform X1 codes for MITRTPVARKRRADDISNSPLVIYEDPPELPLSSYEPSSSSPSEQMLCTYQCRQMVKSEFLDNLGSAEKQVRDYKTKLESMDEVLSKTEAERKKFKDQFFYVEQELAAAKGREKALQEQLMKEVTDSQERIKKQIQSFSELEVKHQKEVSLRKNAESSAASAKDQASTLEEKLSRVSESVERENTRLQRDLTELKNESKLSISRISADLEKMACKANNAEKESELLKTQLEDLREQLNECMHQKGDLEKKLVDFSFQSQVGSPRQSDILVKHLQEELRNYQTEVQEARKLKSSHENSELLKEKLLEEKGRKDRAEAELLKLQEVLLNSKKLEDELMWWKSIATDIPGISCAEDVLIKFAALQKEVIVNMTKVGEVSASLKQMEVALEVAELGKQQTESEAALAKEKADQAISEVKRLESMLHSVGEERDRLRSDALASKKQKHGEAETEPANGSFIQELEASLAIKETSIRELEKKLSEQKEVSTRHSDEIVVLNERLHNEARRIKSLEREGDRLRSEISLLESKLGHGDYSASSTKVLRMVNTLGVDNEAKHTIEALRTELEKAKEKLQAVEELKGKSDTGTYIDSNISEKLAQLKAQIATLEKREERYKTVFAEKISVFRRACCSLFGYKILMDDHQRPNGIPVTRFTLQSIFAQGEDEKLDFEYESGNTSLLENEYTSDHEVAQQVGIFIKKYNSIPAFTANLTIESFNKRTYC; via the exons ATGATTACTAGAACACCGGTCGCTCGGAAACGCAGGGCTGATGACATCTCAAATTCTCCTCTCGTAATCTATGAAGATCCTCCTGAGTTACCTCTATCTTCTTAtgaaccttcttcttcctccccttCTGAACAGATGTTATGTACTTATCAATGTCGTCAAATG GTGAAATCTGAGTTTTTAGATAACCTGGGAAGCGCAGAAAAGCAAGTGCGTGATTATAAAACTAAATTGGAGTCAATGGATGAGGTTCTTTCTAAGACTG AAGCGGAGAGAAAGAAATTCAAAGATCAGTTCTTTTACGTTGAACAAGAACTTGCTGCTGCTAAAGGGAGAGAAAAGGCATTGCAAGAGCAGTTGATGAAAGAAGTTACTGATTCTCAAGAAAGAATTAAAAAACAAATACAATCCTTCAGTGAACTTGAG GTGAAGCACCAGAAAGAAGTCAGTCTTCGCAAGAATGCTGAGTCATCAGCAGCTTCAGCTAAAGATCAAGCAAGCACGCTCGAGGAAAAACTTAGCCGTGTATCTGAAAGCGTTGAAAGGGAGAACACTCGCCTTCAAAGGGACCTCACGGAGTTGAAAAATGAGTCCAAGCTTTCTATTTCTAGAATAAGTGCAGAT CTTGAAAAAATGGCTTGCAAAGCTAACAATGCCGAAAAGGAATCAGAGCTACTAAAGACACAGCTGGAGGATCTCCGGGAGCAGCTAAACGAG TGTATGCATCAGAAGGGtgatttagagaagaaactcgtAGATTTCAGTTTTCAATCTCAAGTGGGTTCTCCCAGGCAGAGTGATATTCTGGTGAAGCATTTGCAAGAAGAGCTTAGGAACTAT CAAACTGAAGTCCAAGAAGCTAGGAAGTTGAAATCCTCCCATGAAAACAGTGAATTACTGAAAGAGAAATTATTGGAAGAAAAAGGTCGTAAGGATCGGGCAGAAGCAGAGCTACTTAAATTACAAGAGGTCCTGCTTAATTCAAAAAAGTTGGAGGATGAGCTCATGTGGTGGAAGTCAATAGCCACCGATATTCCTGGTATCTCGTGTGCGGAAGATGTACTTATTAAGTTCGCAGCTTTGCAAAA GGAGGTGATTGTGAACATGACAAAGGTTGGTGAAGTAAGTGCCAGTTTGAAGCAGATGGAGGTAGCTTTGGAAGTGGCTGAACTTGGTAAACAACAAACTGAATCCGAGGCTGCATTGGCCAAAGAGAAGGCAGATCAAGCAATTTCGGAAGTTAAAAGACTTGAATCAATG CTCCATTCGGTTGGTGAGGAGAGAGATAGGTTAAGAAGTGACGCTCTTGCGTCAAAGAAGCAGAAGCATGGGGAGGCAGAGACTGAACCTGCGAATGGATCTTTCATTCAG GAGTTGGAGGCATCGCTTGCTATAAAAGAAACATCTATTAGAGAGTTGGAGAAAAAATTGTCTGAACAAAAGGAAGTCAGTACTCGTCACAGTGATGAAATAGTGGTGCTCAATGAGAGGCTACATAATGAGGCTAGAAGAATTAAATCATTGGAGCGTGAAGGTGATCGGCTTCGTTCAGAAATTTCTCTTTTGGAGTCCAAG TTAGGTCATGGTGATTATTCCGCTTCAAGTACAAAGGTTTTGCGGATGGTGAACACATTGGGAGTTGATAATGAGGCAAAACATACAATAGAAGCATTGCGTACTGAGTTGGAAAAAGCCAAAGAAAAACTACAAGCTGTTGAAGAACTCAAAGGAAAATCAG ATACTGGAACTTATATAGATTCTAATATATCAGAAAAGCTTGCGCAACTCAAAGCACAAATAGCAACCCTGGAAAAACGTGAAGAAAG ATACAAGACCGTCTTTGCAGAAAAAATCTCAGTTTTTAGAAGAGCATGCTGCTCGCTTTTCGGCTACAAG ATCTTAATGGATGATCATCAGCGTCCTAATGGAATTCCAGTAACAAGGTTTACCCTTCAATCCATTTTTGCTCAGGGGGAAGATGAGAAGCTTGATTTTGAATATGAATCTGGCAACACAAGCCTTTTG GAAAATGAATACACCTCTGACCATGAGGTTGCCCAGCAG GTTGGGATATTTATAAAGAAGTATAATTCAATTCCTGCATTCACAGCTAACTTGACTATAGAATCCTTCAACAAGCGGACATATTGTTGA
- the LOC113355518 gene encoding mitotic spindle checkpoint protein MAD1-like isoform X2, whose amino-acid sequence MITRTPVARKRRADDISNSPLVIYEDPPELPLSSYEPSSSSPSEQMLCTYQCRQMVKSEFLDNLGSAEKQVRDYKTKLESMDEVLSKTEAERKKFKDQFFYVEQELAAAKGREKALQEQLMKEVTDSQERIKKQIQSFSELEVKHQKEVSLRKNAESSAASAKDQASTLEEKLSRVSESVERENTRLQRDLTELKNESKLSISRISADLEKMACKANNAEKESELLKTQLEDLREQLNECMHQKGDLEKKLVDFSFQSQVGSPRQSDILVKHLQEELRNYQTEVQEARKLKSSHENSELLKEKLLEEKGRKDRAEAELLKLQEVLLNSKKLEDELMWWKSIATDIPGISCAEDVLIKFAALQKEVIVNMTKVGEVSASLKQMEVALEVAELGKQQTESEAALAKEKADQAISEVKRLESMLHSVGEERDRLRSDALASKKQKHGEAETEPANGSFIQELEASLAIKETSIRELEKKLSEQKEVSTRHSDEIVVLNERLHNEARRIKSLEREGDRLRSEISLLESKLGHGDYSASSTKVLRMVNTLGVDNEAKHTIEALRTELEKAKEKLQAVEELKGKSDTGTYIDSNISEKLAQLKAQIATLEKREERYKTVFAEKISVFRRACCSLFGYKILMDDHQRPNGIPVTRFTLQSIFAQGEDEKLDFEYESGNTSLLENEYTSDHEVAQQ is encoded by the exons ATGATTACTAGAACACCGGTCGCTCGGAAACGCAGGGCTGATGACATCTCAAATTCTCCTCTCGTAATCTATGAAGATCCTCCTGAGTTACCTCTATCTTCTTAtgaaccttcttcttcctccccttCTGAACAGATGTTATGTACTTATCAATGTCGTCAAATG GTGAAATCTGAGTTTTTAGATAACCTGGGAAGCGCAGAAAAGCAAGTGCGTGATTATAAAACTAAATTGGAGTCAATGGATGAGGTTCTTTCTAAGACTG AAGCGGAGAGAAAGAAATTCAAAGATCAGTTCTTTTACGTTGAACAAGAACTTGCTGCTGCTAAAGGGAGAGAAAAGGCATTGCAAGAGCAGTTGATGAAAGAAGTTACTGATTCTCAAGAAAGAATTAAAAAACAAATACAATCCTTCAGTGAACTTGAG GTGAAGCACCAGAAAGAAGTCAGTCTTCGCAAGAATGCTGAGTCATCAGCAGCTTCAGCTAAAGATCAAGCAAGCACGCTCGAGGAAAAACTTAGCCGTGTATCTGAAAGCGTTGAAAGGGAGAACACTCGCCTTCAAAGGGACCTCACGGAGTTGAAAAATGAGTCCAAGCTTTCTATTTCTAGAATAAGTGCAGAT CTTGAAAAAATGGCTTGCAAAGCTAACAATGCCGAAAAGGAATCAGAGCTACTAAAGACACAGCTGGAGGATCTCCGGGAGCAGCTAAACGAG TGTATGCATCAGAAGGGtgatttagagaagaaactcgtAGATTTCAGTTTTCAATCTCAAGTGGGTTCTCCCAGGCAGAGTGATATTCTGGTGAAGCATTTGCAAGAAGAGCTTAGGAACTAT CAAACTGAAGTCCAAGAAGCTAGGAAGTTGAAATCCTCCCATGAAAACAGTGAATTACTGAAAGAGAAATTATTGGAAGAAAAAGGTCGTAAGGATCGGGCAGAAGCAGAGCTACTTAAATTACAAGAGGTCCTGCTTAATTCAAAAAAGTTGGAGGATGAGCTCATGTGGTGGAAGTCAATAGCCACCGATATTCCTGGTATCTCGTGTGCGGAAGATGTACTTATTAAGTTCGCAGCTTTGCAAAA GGAGGTGATTGTGAACATGACAAAGGTTGGTGAAGTAAGTGCCAGTTTGAAGCAGATGGAGGTAGCTTTGGAAGTGGCTGAACTTGGTAAACAACAAACTGAATCCGAGGCTGCATTGGCCAAAGAGAAGGCAGATCAAGCAATTTCGGAAGTTAAAAGACTTGAATCAATG CTCCATTCGGTTGGTGAGGAGAGAGATAGGTTAAGAAGTGACGCTCTTGCGTCAAAGAAGCAGAAGCATGGGGAGGCAGAGACTGAACCTGCGAATGGATCTTTCATTCAG GAGTTGGAGGCATCGCTTGCTATAAAAGAAACATCTATTAGAGAGTTGGAGAAAAAATTGTCTGAACAAAAGGAAGTCAGTACTCGTCACAGTGATGAAATAGTGGTGCTCAATGAGAGGCTACATAATGAGGCTAGAAGAATTAAATCATTGGAGCGTGAAGGTGATCGGCTTCGTTCAGAAATTTCTCTTTTGGAGTCCAAG TTAGGTCATGGTGATTATTCCGCTTCAAGTACAAAGGTTTTGCGGATGGTGAACACATTGGGAGTTGATAATGAGGCAAAACATACAATAGAAGCATTGCGTACTGAGTTGGAAAAAGCCAAAGAAAAACTACAAGCTGTTGAAGAACTCAAAGGAAAATCAG ATACTGGAACTTATATAGATTCTAATATATCAGAAAAGCTTGCGCAACTCAAAGCACAAATAGCAACCCTGGAAAAACGTGAAGAAAG ATACAAGACCGTCTTTGCAGAAAAAATCTCAGTTTTTAGAAGAGCATGCTGCTCGCTTTTCGGCTACAAG ATCTTAATGGATGATCATCAGCGTCCTAATGGAATTCCAGTAACAAGGTTTACCCTTCAATCCATTTTTGCTCAGGGGGAAGATGAGAAGCTTGATTTTGAATATGAATCTGGCAACACAAGCCTTTTG GAAAATGAATACACCTCTGACCATGAGGTTGCCCAGCAG TAA
- the LOC113355520 gene encoding protein NRT1/ PTR FAMILY 4.3-like, whose translation MRGTTERKNFSKDGVDHEAVVVAAPDLSVDWRGRPSNPNKHGGMKAALFVLGLQAFEMMAIAAVGNNLITYVFNEMHFSLSKSANIVTNFIGTVFLLSLLGGFLSDSYLGSFWTMLIFGFVELSGFILLSLQAHLPQLRPPQCNMLTLSTKVDNHCLRANEFQTFIFFMALYLVALGSGCLKPNIISLGADQFVKEDPNQSKKLSTYFNAAYFAFCVGELIALTVLVWVQTRSGMDVGFGVSAAAMAMGLTCLICGTLVYRNKPPRGSIFTPIAQVVVASMTKRNLVCPSNPEMLHGSVNHSSNHIKDTSSSFDNNLLHTDKFRFLDKACIKVVQDGVKESAWRLCTVAQVEQVKIIISVMPIFACTIIFNTILAQLQTFSVQQGSTMDTRLGKSFQIPPASLQSIPYIMLIFLLPLYETVFVPLARKITGKQSGISPLQRVGIGLFTATFSMIAAALVEKKRRTSAQNSHETLSIFWIAPQFLIFGISEMFTAVGLIEFFYKQSLAGMQSFLTAMTYCSYSFGFYLSSLLVSLVNKITSNGSSGWLSENDLNKDRLDLFYWLLSALSLLNFLNYLFWSKWYSYNPSLLTKTPPTYHHNHEYHEGDGEDHSNHHHQSFNSSKRIGVDNIIIL comes from the exons ATGAGAGGTACAACTGAAAGAAAGAATTTCAGTAAAGATGGTGTTGATCATGAAGCTGTTGTAGTAGCAGCACCAGATTTATCTGTTGATTGGAGAGGAAGACCTTCTAATCCTAACAAGCATGGTGGAATGAAAGCTGCCCTCTTCGTTCTTG GGCTACAAGCATTTGAGATGATGGCAATAGCTGCAGTTGGGAATAACCTTATAACATATGTGTTCAATGAGATGCACTTCTCACTGTCAAAATCCGCAAATATAGTTACCAATTTCATTGGTACTGTTTTCCTTTTGTCTCTACTTGGTGGTTTCCTCTCTGATTCTTATCTTGGAAGCTTTTGGACTATGTTGATCTTTGGCTTTGTTGAGCTCTCT GGTTTCATACTACTATCATTACAAGCTCATCTTCCACAACTGAGGCCACCACAGTGCAACATGTTAACACTATCTACCAAAGTAGATAATCACTGTCTACGAGCAAATGAATTTCAAACCTTCATCTTTTTTATGGCTCTATATCTGGTAGCATTAGGAAGTGGTTGTTTAAAGCCAAATATAATCTCATTGGGTGCTGATCAATTTGTTAAAGAAGATCCTAATCAATCTAAAAAGCTCTCAACTTACTTCAATGCTGCATATTTTGCATTTTGTGTTGGAGAACTCATAGCCCTCACTGTACTTGTTTGGGTTCAAACTCGTTCCGGTATGGACGTCGGTTTTGGTGTCTCAGCAGCTGCCATGGCCATGGGATTAACTTGCTTGATTTGTGGCACTCTTGTTTATAGAAACAAACCCCCTCGTGGAAGCATTTTCACCCCAATTGCCCAA GTTGTTGTAGCTTCAATGACAAAGAGAAATCTAGTTTGTCCATCCAATCCTGAAATGCTTCATGGAAGTGTAAACCACTCATCAAATCACATCAAAGATACTTCCTCTTCCTTTGACAACAATCTCCTACATACTGATAAGTTCAG GTTTTTGGACAAAGCTTGCATCAAAGTAGTCCAAGATGGAGTAAAGGAAAGTGCATGGAGATTATGCACAGTTGCTCAAGTCGAGCAAGTGAAAATAATCATTTCAGTGATGCCTATTTTCGCTTGCACGATAATTTTCAATACTATCTTGGCTCAACTCCAAACATTCTCAGTTCAACAAGGAAGTACAATGGACACCAGACTTGGAAAAAGTTTCCAAATCCCACCTGCTTCACTCCAATCCATTCCATATATTATGCTCATATTTCTTCTCCCTCTTTACGAAACAGTTTTCGTTCCCCTGGCACGTAAAATAACCGGAAAACAATCAGGCATCTCTCCTTTACAACGTGTAGGTATCGGTCTATTCACTGCCACGTTCTCTATGATTGCAGCTGCATTAGTAGAGAAAAAGAGACGAACATCCGCACAAAATTCACACGAAACTTTATCGATCTTCTGGATCGCCCCACAATTTCTTATCTTTGGCATATCAGAAATGTTCACAGCAGTTGGTCTCATTGAGTTCTTTTACAAACAATCCTTAGCAGGCATGCAGTCCTTCTTAACAGCCATGACTTACTGTTCTTACTCGTTCGGGTTTTACTTGAGCTCACTCCTAGTTTCTCTTGTGAACAAGATCACATCAAATGGTTCTTCAGGGTGGTTAAGCGAGAATGACCTTAACAAAGATAGGTTAGACCTGTTCTATTGGCTATTATCTGCACTTAGCCTTTTGAACTTCCTCAACTATCTTTTTTGGTCTAAGTGGTATTCATATAATCCATCTTTATTGACAAAAACTCCaccaacatatcatcataatcatgaaTACCATGAAGGAGATGGAGAAGATCACTCAAATCATCATCACCAAAGTTTCAACTCTTCAAAGCGTATTGGAGTTGACAATATCATTATACTTTAA
- the LOC113355521 gene encoding peroxisomal nicotinamide adenine dinucleotide carrier-like, with amino-acid sequence MSDALINGLAGAGGGIIAQLITYPLQTVNTRQQTDRDHKKGTKRKQDVGTLKQMIQVVNTEGWGRLYSGLAPSLFGTAASQGVYYYFYQVFRSKAEAAAIARFKKGHGDGTVGIFSSLLVAAFSGCVNVLLTNPIWVVVTRMQTHRKASKLPKPSLTLSVTPDEELQTSEIEPPPYGTTNAVQELFDEAGIRGFWKGVGPTLLMVSNPSIQFMIYETLLKKLKARRALTGKANSGVTALETFLLGAVAKLGATVMTYPLLVVKSRLQAKQVTGGDKNLHYKGTMDAIMKMIQYEGLYCFYRGMSTKITQSVLAAAVLFMVKEELVKGVRLLTTGNIVNKVRRPV; translated from the exons ATGTCTGATGCTCTAATTAACGGATtagctggtgctggtggtggaaTCATTGCTCAACTCATTACTTACCCCCTCCAAACT GTTAATACTCGTCAACAGACAGACCGTGATCATAAGAAAGGTACAAAGAGGAAACAAGATGTAGGAACCCTAAAGCAGATGATTCAGGTTGTTAACACTGAAGGTTGGGGTCGTTTATACAGTGGTCTTGCTCCTTCATTGTTTGGTACTGCTGCTTCTCAG GGTGTGTATTATTATTTCTATCAAGTCTTTAGGAGTAAAGCTGAGGCTGCTGCAATTGCCAGATTTAAGAAAGGGCATGGTGATGGTACAGTTGGGATATTCTCATCTCTCTTAGTGGCTGCATTCTCGGG GTGTGTGAACGTGCTGTTGACCAATCCTATATGGGTAGTTGTTACCCGTATGCAG ACACATAGGAAAGCTTCAAAACTTCCAAAACCTAGTCTAACTCTATCAGTTACACCAGATGAAGAACTTCAAACTTCTGAAATCGAACCTCCTCCATACGGAACTACCAACGCG GTCCAAGAATTATTTGATGAAGCTGGAATTCGTGGGTTCTGGAAAGGTGTAGGCCCGACACTTTTGATG GTTAGCAATCCTTCCATACAGTTCATGATCTATGAGACCCTACTAAAGAAGCTTAAGGCAAGACGTGCCCTCACAGGGAAAGCAAACAGTGGTGTAACTGCTTTAGAG ACTTTTCTTCTTGGTGCTGTGGCAAAACTAGGAGCTACTGTGATGACTTACCCTCTTCTGGTTGTGAAG TCTAGACTTCAAGCAAAACAAGTGACTGGTGGAGATAAAAATCTTCATTACAAAGGTACCATGGATGCGATCATGAAGATGATCCAGTACGAAGGGTTGTATTGCTTCTACAGAGGGATGAGCACAAAAATCACGCAGAGTGTGCTTGCTGCGGCTGTCCTTTTTATGGTCAAGGAAGAACTTGTGAAAGGCGTCCGCCTGCTGACGACAGGAAACATAGTTAACAAGGTGAGAAGGCctgtatga